One genomic window of Eggerthella timonensis includes the following:
- a CDS encoding type IV pilus twitching motility protein PilT, which translates to MNVEQIIDLAHQVNASDVHLVCGLPVKFRVGGRLMDAGVDGDVPLAHEDCEQLARELAGDDFDRIKRIGELDRAETIAGVRVRINLFRQQGHVSAALRLLSDRIPALETLGLPPAVMEFPNIQRGIVVVTGETGSGKSTTLAALIDSINHTRAENIITMEDPIEYIYTPDRSIISQREVGQDTESYHHALRAVLREDPDIILIGEMRDLDTIQTALTAAETGHFVLATLHTKSAADSIDRMVDVFPEGLQRQVRMQLSTTLVAVLSQQLLPRRDGMGRSLACELMMVTPAIRNLIREGKTPQIASALATSAAAGSVTMDNALIALARNREIASDTAIAAAHDVDYVRKNLR; encoded by the coding sequence ATGAACGTAGAACAGATCATCGACCTGGCGCATCAAGTGAACGCGTCCGACGTGCACCTCGTGTGCGGGCTGCCCGTGAAGTTCCGCGTGGGCGGTCGCCTCATGGATGCGGGCGTCGACGGGGACGTACCGCTTGCGCACGAGGACTGCGAGCAGCTGGCACGCGAGCTGGCCGGCGACGATTTCGATCGCATCAAACGCATCGGCGAGCTCGACCGCGCCGAGACGATCGCGGGCGTGCGCGTGCGCATCAACCTGTTCCGCCAGCAGGGGCACGTGAGCGCGGCCCTGCGCTTGCTGTCCGATCGCATTCCGGCGCTCGAAACGCTCGGATTGCCGCCGGCGGTCATGGAGTTCCCCAACATCCAACGCGGTATCGTGGTGGTGACGGGCGAAACCGGCAGCGGCAAATCGACGACGCTCGCGGCGCTCATCGACAGCATCAACCACACGCGCGCCGAGAACATCATCACGATGGAAGACCCTATCGAGTACATCTACACGCCTGATCGATCCATCATCTCGCAGCGCGAGGTGGGTCAGGACACGGAAAGCTACCACCATGCTCTGCGCGCGGTGCTGCGCGAGGATCCCGACATCATCCTCATCGGCGAGATGCGCGACCTCGACACCATCCAGACGGCGCTGACCGCGGCCGAGACGGGCCACTTCGTGCTGGCGACGCTGCACACGAAGTCGGCCGCCGACTCCATCGACCGCATGGTGGACGTGTTTCCCGAAGGCTTGCAGCGCCAGGTGCGCATGCAATTGTCCACGACGCTCGTGGCCGTGCTGTCGCAACAGCTGTTGCCGCGTCGCGACGGCATGGGACGCTCGCTGGCTTGCGAGCTCATGATGGTGACGCCCGCCATCCGCAACCTCATTCGCGAGGGCAAGACTCCGCAGATCGCCAGCGCTTTGGCAACGTCGGCCGCCGCTGGCAGCGTGACCATGGACAATGCGTTGATCGCGCTTGCGCGCAACCGCGAGATCGCGTCCGATACCGCCATCGCCGCCGCTCATGACGTCGACTACGTGAGAAAGAACCTCCGCTGA